Genomic window (Synechococcus sp. LA31):
TGGAGCTGGCTGTGCCAGCGGATGCTCCACCGCAACGACCTCCGCCTGATCACAGCTCTGGCCGGCTCTTTGCTGCTGTTGAACCCTTGGCAGTACGAAAACCTTGGCTGGGAATTCCAAACGCCCTGGTTTCTGATCAATGCGCTGGTGCTGCTGGGAGCCTTGGTGCTGAGTATCCCCACAGCGGGACGCTTCCCTCAGAGCGTGGTGTCGGCTTTGTTGCCTTGGGTCGCCCTCACCAGCACGGGGCAGGGCTTAGCCCTGGCCGTGGGATTCGCCGGCTGTGCCTGGCTGCACAGCCGCAAGCTCGGAGCCTTAGTGAGTGCATCCACAGCCTTGGCAGGGCTCAGCTTTTATCTGCTGCTTCCGTACAACAAACCAGCGGGGCACCCAGAGCTCAGCTTCCAGATCGATTACTTCTTGCGCGCCTGGCTTGGGGGGCCCTGGCAGGGGCTGGCGCTGCTGTGTGTGGTGATCGCAGCGGTGCTGCTTGGGCGTCGCCACCCGATCCCCAGGGCCAGCTGGCCAACCCTTCTCTTACCAGGGCTGTTCAGCCTGCTCTTTGCCGGAATGATCACGCTTTCGCGGGCAGGATTTGGCGTTGAGCAGGCGAACTCATCCCGCTACATCACCCATAGCTTGATGTTGGGCCTCACCGCTCTCATGGCCCTCGCGTTATCAGACGACCACAGCCGCCGACCAACAACGCCACTGCTTGGCGGGTTTCTGGTGCTGCTCACCACGATCGGCTCCTTTCCCCAGGGCCTTCAGTCCGGTGCACTCAGCTATGCAGGCGCCTGGAACGAAGGGCGGCGCTGGGCCGAGCAAAAACGAAAGCGATTCATTTGTCATGCAGAGCAAGCAGAGCTAGCGGCAAACAACATTCGCCTCCTGGATCCGTGCAATGAAATCTTTCCTAATCAGCAGGTGATCGATCAGTATTTCCAGAGTGGATGGCCCGTGGAGCCACTGGGTTGGCACCGCGAACTTCTCGTTAATCACCAGATCTCAGCGAGCAGCCCCATTCGCTATCAAGTTGATCATCAAACCCTCAGCTCATCCTCTGTGCAGCTGCAAGGTTGGGCCTTCATGAAAACACCGAATCACCCACAGCTTTATCTGATCGCCGATTACGGCAACCAAGGCCGGTTAGCCGTGCCTATCGATCAACCGCGGCGTGATGTCAAGCGAACCTTGGGTTTATCCACTGCGCGAGTGGGCTTTAACGCCACCTTCTCCCGCAGCCAAAACGGCCAAGTCCTGCGAGCCGTGCGCGTTGGCACGCCTACCCAGGCTGTGCAGATCTGGGAGAATCCCAACGCCGATGGCTGAGCAACCCGGTGTGATCCAAGCCCTCATCGCCGCCTGCCGGCCCCGCCAATGGACCAAGAATCTGCTGGTGTATGCCTCGGCCCTGTTCTCCTTCCAGCTGAATCCCCAAATCTGGTGGGCATCCAGCGAAGCGCTGGTGACCTTTTGCCTGATCTCCAGCGCGGTGTATCTGCTCAACGATGTAATCGATCGCGAGGCTGATCGCGCCCACCCGAGCAAGTGCCGCCGCCCGATCGCCTCCGGTGCCCTGCCGGTGCCCATCGCCCTGAGCGCCGCGGCGCTGATCACAGCCCTCAGCCTGGCCATGGCGGCGTTCGTGAGCCCTGGCCTGGCCGCAGTGATCGCCGGCTACGCCGTGATCCAGACGGCGTACTGCCTGGGCCTCAAGCGCCAGCCCCTGCTGGATCTGTTTTGCATCGCCTCGGGTTTTCTGCTGCGTGCCCTGGCGGGGCTCGTGGCCACAGGCCTGGGGGCATCGCCCTGGTTTCTGCTCACCATCGGCCTGCTGGCGTTGTTTTTAGCGGTGGAGAAGCGCAAAGCGGAGCTGCGCATCTCCCTCGATCGCGGCGTAGTGACCCGCCAGGTGCTGCTGCGCTACTCGCTGCCCCTGCTGCAGCGGCTGGAATCGCTGGTGGCCAGCAGTGCCTTCATGGCCTATGCCCTCTGGAGTGCTGGCCCCACCCTGCGCGGTGCCTCCACCAGCTGGATGCTGCTCACGGTGCCCTTTGTGAT
Coding sequences:
- a CDS encoding decaprenyl-phosphate phosphoribosyltransferase, with the translated sequence MAEQPGVIQALIAACRPRQWTKNLLVYASALFSFQLNPQIWWASSEALVTFCLISSAVYLLNDVIDREADRAHPSKCRRPIASGALPVPIALSAAALITALSLAMAAFVSPGLAAVIAGYAVIQTAYCLGLKRQPLLDLFCIASGFLLRALAGLVATGLGASPWFLLTIGLLALFLAVEKRKAELRISLDRGVVTRQVLLRYSLPLLQRLESLVASSAFMAYALWSAGPTLRGASTSWMLLTVPFVIVGIFRYQLLSDPEETERRCARYPDRNSEKPEEILLGDRGIQLTLLGWLATAIVVGMGHRMGWLA